A genomic region of Burkholderia humptydooensis contains the following coding sequences:
- a CDS encoding NAD(P)-dependent oxidoreductase, which produces MEAIMKVGFVGIGVMGLPMALNLARAGTGLVVWNRTRERCEPLRAAGAQVVDSVADVYRHARIVILMMATDAAIDAVLGRGKPAFARNVAQHTIVQMGTVSAEYSRGLEADIRAAGGRYVEAPVSGSRKPAEAGRLVAMLAGEPAAVDEVRALLAPMCHEIVVTGPVPTGLLMKLAINTFLIAMVTGLAEATHAARGFGLDMKQFQAALDAGPMASSVSRVKIDKLVNEDFDVQASITDVFKNSRLATEAAHGAHLAAPLLEVCCELYRETEALGYGQADMAAVVRAIEARSVARYAGS; this is translated from the coding sequence ATGGAGGCGATCATGAAAGTAGGCTTCGTTGGCATCGGCGTGATGGGGCTGCCGATGGCGCTCAATCTCGCGCGCGCCGGAACCGGGCTCGTCGTGTGGAACCGCACGCGCGAGCGTTGCGAGCCGCTGCGCGCGGCCGGCGCGCAAGTCGTCGATTCGGTGGCCGACGTCTATCGGCACGCGCGCATCGTCATCCTGATGATGGCGACCGACGCCGCGATCGACGCGGTGCTCGGCCGCGGCAAGCCCGCGTTCGCGCGCAACGTCGCACAACATACGATCGTCCAGATGGGGACTGTGTCGGCCGAGTATTCGCGCGGCCTCGAGGCCGACATTCGCGCGGCGGGCGGCCGCTATGTCGAGGCGCCGGTGTCCGGCTCGCGCAAGCCGGCCGAAGCCGGGCGGCTCGTCGCGATGCTGGCGGGCGAGCCGGCCGCCGTCGACGAGGTGCGAGCGCTGCTGGCGCCGATGTGCCACGAGATCGTCGTGACGGGGCCGGTGCCGACCGGCCTGCTGATGAAGCTCGCGATCAACACGTTCCTGATCGCGATGGTGACGGGGCTCGCCGAGGCCACGCACGCGGCGCGCGGCTTCGGGCTCGACATGAAGCAGTTCCAGGCGGCGCTCGACGCGGGGCCGATGGCGAGCAGCGTGTCGCGCGTGAAGATCGACAAGCTCGTCAACGAGGATTTCGACGTTCAGGCGTCGATCACCGACGTGTTCAAGAACAGCCGGCTCGCGACCGAGGCCGCGCACGGCGCGCATCTCGCGGCGCCGCTGCTCGAAGTCTGCTGCGAGCTGTATCGCGAGACCGAGGCGCTCGGGTACGGGCAAGCGGACATGGCGGCCGTCGTGCGCGCGATCGAGGCGCGCAGCGTCGCGCGGTACGCGGGCAGTTGA
- a CDS encoding 4'-phosphopantetheinyl transferase family protein, which produces MTNASTPFPTMNAPTALPLGERDAHVWYARTAACDTPALRERYRALLSADERERLGRFAFDHLKLEYLVTRALCRTVLSAYAGDVAPAQWRFRANAHGRPEIDAGDARPPLRFNLSNARSIVACVVTRTADAGIDVEERARSNDLDGIAASHFSARERAAFFALPPDERRTRFFELWTLKEAYIKARGVGLSIDLGEFSFALPAQPVRIAFDRHVGDDASHWQFALLDVGAEHQMALGIRDAHAAARPFDIRMREIVPNPAASARCAAALG; this is translated from the coding sequence ATGACGAACGCCTCGACGCCCTTCCCGACGATGAACGCACCGACTGCGCTGCCGCTCGGCGAACGCGACGCGCACGTGTGGTACGCGCGCACCGCTGCCTGCGACACGCCCGCGCTGCGCGAGCGCTATCGCGCGCTGCTGAGCGCCGACGAGCGCGAGCGCCTCGGACGCTTCGCCTTCGATCACCTGAAGCTCGAATATCTCGTGACGCGCGCGTTGTGCCGCACCGTGCTGTCCGCGTATGCCGGCGACGTCGCGCCCGCGCAATGGCGATTTCGCGCGAACGCGCACGGCCGGCCGGAAATCGACGCGGGCGATGCGCGGCCGCCGCTGCGCTTCAATCTGTCGAACGCGCGCAGCATCGTCGCGTGCGTCGTCACGCGCACGGCCGACGCGGGAATCGACGTCGAGGAGCGCGCGCGCAGCAACGATCTCGACGGCATCGCCGCATCGCACTTCTCGGCGCGCGAGCGCGCGGCGTTCTTCGCGCTGCCGCCCGACGAGCGGCGCACGCGCTTCTTCGAGCTGTGGACGTTGAAGGAGGCGTACATCAAGGCGCGCGGCGTCGGGCTGTCGATCGATCTCGGCGAGTTCTCGTTCGCGCTGCCCGCACAGCCCGTGCGCATCGCATTCGATCGGCACGTCGGCGACGACGCGAGCCACTGGCAGTTCGCGTTGCTCGACGTCGGCGCCGAGCATCAGATGGCGCTCGGGATTCGCGACGCGCACGCGGCGGCGCGCCCGTTCGACATCAGGATGCGCGAGATCGTGCCGAACCCGGCCGCGAGCGCGCGCTGCGCGGCCGCGCTCGGCTGA
- a CDS encoding LLM class flavin-dependent oxidoreductase — MTRKHIHFGVLIQGAGANMNAWKHPSVPPDASINFDFYVDRARRAESAGIAFAFIADSAYVTPKSAPHFLNRFEPISLLSALAVLTSKIGLVGTMSSSYSEPYNVARQFASLDLISGGRAGWNVVTSSIEGTGKNYGRPHPDHAQRYAIAEEHLDVVQGLWDSWDDDALVRDRATGQFFDPDKLHRLDHRGRFFSVEGPLNIRRSPQGQPVIFQAGSSDDGIGFAGRYADAVFSNGSTFDEARVFYRRVKAAAAAAGRDPDHVKVFPGIGPIVGATQEDADDKYRQVRDLLSPREALTYLSHFFQQHDFSVYPLDGPFPDIGNLGNDGFQSTTENIKRLARERKLTLREVAYEVSTRRSNIGTSEAFIGTPDRVADEMIRWVDEGAADGFMLGLPVTGFGLDDFVDRVLPVLTARGYFDPVRRGATLRDHLGLPYKESRYAHDAQVAAI, encoded by the coding sequence ATGACCAGAAAACACATCCATTTCGGCGTCCTGATTCAAGGGGCGGGTGCGAACATGAACGCATGGAAACATCCGAGCGTGCCCCCGGACGCGAGCATCAACTTCGATTTCTACGTCGATCGCGCGCGCCGCGCGGAAAGCGCCGGCATCGCGTTCGCGTTCATCGCGGATTCGGCGTACGTGACGCCGAAGTCGGCGCCGCACTTCCTCAACCGCTTCGAGCCGATCTCGCTGCTGTCCGCGCTCGCGGTCCTCACGTCGAAGATCGGCCTTGTCGGCACGATGTCGTCGTCGTACAGCGAGCCGTACAACGTCGCGCGGCAGTTCGCGTCGCTCGATCTGATCAGCGGCGGGCGCGCGGGCTGGAACGTCGTGACGTCGTCGATCGAGGGCACGGGCAAGAACTACGGCCGCCCGCATCCGGATCACGCGCAGCGCTACGCGATCGCCGAGGAGCATCTCGACGTGGTCCAGGGCCTGTGGGACAGTTGGGACGACGACGCGCTCGTGCGCGATCGCGCGACCGGCCAATTCTTCGATCCGGACAAGCTGCATCGCCTCGATCATCGCGGCCGCTTCTTTTCGGTCGAGGGGCCGCTCAACATCCGCCGCTCGCCGCAAGGGCAGCCGGTGATCTTCCAGGCAGGCTCGTCGGACGACGGCATCGGCTTCGCGGGCCGCTACGCGGATGCGGTGTTCTCGAACGGCAGCACGTTCGACGAAGCGCGCGTGTTCTATCGCCGAGTGAAGGCCGCCGCCGCCGCCGCGGGCCGCGATCCCGATCACGTGAAGGTGTTTCCGGGCATCGGCCCGATCGTCGGCGCAACGCAGGAAGACGCGGATGACAAGTATCGGCAGGTGCGCGACCTGTTGTCGCCGCGCGAGGCGCTCACGTACCTCAGCCATTTCTTCCAGCAGCACGATTTCAGCGTGTATCCGCTCGACGGCCCGTTTCCCGACATCGGCAATCTCGGCAACGACGGCTTCCAGTCGACGACCGAGAACATCAAGCGGCTTGCGCGCGAGCGCAAGCTGACGCTGCGCGAGGTCGCGTACGAAGTGTCGACGCGGCGCTCGAACATCGGTACGTCGGAGGCGTTCATCGGCACGCCGGACAGGGTCGCGGACGAGATGATCCGCTGGGTCGACGAGGGCGCGGCGGACGGCTTCATGCTAGGCCTGCCGGTGACGGGCTTCGGGCTAGACGATTTCGTCGACCGCGTGCTGCCGGTGCTGACCGCGCGCGGCTACTTCGATCCGGTGCGGCGCGGCGCGACGCTGCGCGACCACCTCGGGCTGCCGTACAAGGAGAGTCGCTACGCCCATGACGCACAGGTTGCGGCAATTTAG
- a CDS encoding sigma-54 interaction domain-containing protein, producing MSQPSSDGRRLQGNSCLIQALLHKVEKVAGTRASVLIVGESGVGKDIVARLLHDMSPRRDGPFVPVNCGAIPRDIAESQLFGHEKGSFTGAAAQHIGFFEAARGGTIFLDEVAEMSRDLQVKLLRALESNSITRVGGSEPIALDVRVVAATHHDPAEAVQEGRFREDLFYRLAVFALRVPALRHREDDIEGIAQELVDTLNARHRTRKRLSGQALKTLRTYSWPGNVRELRNAIERAYILSDEQIEQLPLRRIAPRDDVRKHAMTLPLGMTLAHSQQRFIAASLKYFDGDKPRTAKALGISLKTLYNRLALMREHDGETAQQ from the coding sequence ATGTCGCAACCCAGCAGTGACGGCAGACGGCTGCAAGGCAATTCGTGTCTGATCCAGGCGCTGTTGCACAAGGTCGAGAAAGTGGCCGGGACTCGCGCGAGCGTGTTGATCGTCGGTGAAAGCGGGGTCGGCAAGGATATCGTCGCGAGACTCCTGCATGACATGAGCCCGCGCCGCGACGGTCCGTTCGTTCCGGTCAATTGCGGCGCGATCCCGCGCGACATCGCCGAATCGCAGTTGTTCGGCCACGAGAAAGGCAGCTTCACCGGCGCGGCCGCGCAGCACATCGGCTTCTTCGAGGCCGCGCGCGGCGGCACCATCTTTCTCGACGAAGTGGCCGAAATGTCGCGCGATCTGCAGGTGAAGCTGCTGCGCGCGCTCGAATCGAACAGCATCACGCGCGTCGGCGGCAGCGAGCCGATCGCGCTCGACGTGCGCGTCGTCGCGGCGACCCATCACGATCCCGCCGAAGCGGTGCAGGAAGGACGCTTTCGCGAAGACCTGTTCTATCGCCTCGCGGTGTTCGCGCTGCGCGTGCCGGCGCTCAGGCATCGCGAGGACGACATCGAAGGCATCGCGCAGGAACTCGTCGACACGCTCAACGCCCGGCACCGCACGCGCAAGCGGCTGTCGGGGCAGGCGCTGAAGACGCTGCGCACCTATTCGTGGCCCGGCAACGTGCGCGAGCTGCGCAACGCGATCGAGCGCGCGTACATCCTCTCCGACGAGCAGATCGAGCAGTTGCCCCTGCGGCGGATCGCGCCGCGCGACGACGTGCGCAAGCACGCGATGACGCTGCCGCTCGGCATGACGCTCGCGCATTCGCAGCAGCGCTTCATCGCCGCGTCGCTCAAGTACTTCGACGGCGACAAGCCGCGCACCGCGAAGGCGCTCGGCATCAGCCTGAAAACGCTGTACAACCGGCTCGCGCTGATGCGCGAGCACGATGGAGAAACCGCGCAGCAATGA
- a CDS encoding sigma-54-dependent transcriptional regulator: MPCILIVEDDADTRDMLSALAHTQQLACDTAATLEEARALIAAHTPDLVLCDLVLPDGNGMDLFDELPKDAHVEMVLTTGHASLETAIDALRRGATDYLVKPINVQRLNSIFARVPRTGVLHEEIAALRSELQRLGRFGRLLGSSPVMQAMYDAIGRVAGTEASVLLMGESGTGKELAAQTIHDLSLRRKGPFLAVNCGAIAANLVESEMFGHDRGSFTGADRQHKGFFERADGGTLFLDEITEMPVESQVKLLRVLETGRLTRLGSAREIDVDVRIVAATNLDTEAAMADGKLRPDLYHRINVFPITLPPLRARGDDIPMLAEAFLRQLGEESGRKMRFSPSALAALAEYDWPGNVRELRNFVQRACIFNDGDVIDTLPPPIMDEVASEPGGGGDSVTVPFGTTLEEVDRRIILGTLAQCGGVKTHAADVLDISLKTIYNRLAQREEEEDDKAKR; this comes from the coding sequence ATGCCCTGCATTCTCATCGTCGAGGACGATGCGGACACACGCGACATGCTGTCCGCGCTCGCCCACACCCAGCAACTTGCCTGTGACACTGCGGCGACGCTGGAGGAAGCGCGCGCGCTGATCGCGGCGCACACGCCGGATCTCGTGCTGTGCGATCTCGTCCTGCCGGACGGCAACGGCATGGATCTGTTCGACGAGCTGCCGAAGGACGCGCATGTCGAGATGGTGTTGACGACGGGGCATGCGAGCCTCGAGACCGCGATCGACGCATTGCGGCGCGGGGCGACCGATTATCTGGTGAAGCCGATCAACGTGCAGCGGCTGAACAGCATCTTCGCGCGCGTGCCGCGCACCGGCGTGCTGCACGAGGAGATCGCCGCGCTGCGCTCCGAGCTGCAGCGGCTCGGCCGCTTCGGCAGGCTGCTCGGCAGCTCGCCCGTGATGCAGGCGATGTACGACGCGATCGGCCGCGTCGCTGGCACCGAGGCGTCCGTGCTGCTGATGGGTGAATCGGGCACCGGCAAGGAGCTTGCCGCGCAGACGATCCACGATCTGAGCCTGCGCCGCAAGGGGCCGTTTCTCGCGGTCAACTGCGGCGCGATCGCGGCGAATCTCGTCGAGAGCGAGATGTTCGGCCACGACCGCGGCAGCTTCACCGGCGCGGACCGTCAGCACAAGGGCTTCTTCGAGCGCGCGGACGGCGGCACGCTGTTCCTCGACGAGATCACCGAGATGCCCGTCGAGTCGCAGGTGAAGCTGTTGCGCGTGCTCGAGACGGGGCGGCTCACGCGGCTCGGCTCCGCGCGCGAGATCGATGTCGACGTGCGGATCGTCGCCGCGACGAACCTCGACACGGAAGCGGCGATGGCGGACGGCAAGCTGCGCCCGGACCTGTATCACCGGATCAACGTGTTTCCGATCACGCTGCCGCCGCTGCGCGCGCGCGGCGACGACATTCCGATGCTCGCCGAGGCGTTCCTGCGGCAGCTCGGCGAAGAGAGCGGGCGCAAGATGCGCTTCTCGCCGTCCGCGCTCGCCGCGCTCGCCGAATACGACTGGCCGGGCAACGTGCGCGAGCTGCGCAACTTCGTGCAGCGCGCGTGCATTTTCAACGACGGCGACGTGATCGACACGCTGCCGCCGCCGATCATGGACGAAGTGGCGAGCGAGCCGGGCGGCGGGGGCGATTCGGTGACGGTGCCGTTCGGCACGACGCTCGAGGAAGTCGACAGACGGATCATCCTCGGCACGCTCGCGCAGTGCGGCGGCGTGAAGACGCACGCGGCCGACGTGCTCGACATCAGCCTGAAGACGATCTACAACCGGCTCGCGCAACGCGAAGAAGAGGAGGACGACAAGGCGAAGCGATGA
- a CDS encoding flavin reductase family protein — MASPWTERASRASSDAHAAFERPAPERERRDASRAEPRASTPHAHASAPMRAASSAPAPDALAQHFKAAMRRLTSTVSIVATRDACARYGMAATAVSALTTEPPAILVCINRAATLHAPLMRARRFSLNLLHERQLDLIAPFSGKLDHDARFAHGEWRDAHGVPMLAGAQATLWCAVDGDFSYGSHTIVIGRVDSVLVAGPVAPLLWQDGAPCAARALTPCLHDAQ; from the coding sequence ATGGCGAGCCCCTGGACCGAGCGCGCATCGCGCGCCTCAAGCGACGCGCACGCCGCATTCGAGCGGCCGGCGCCCGAGCGCGAACGGCGCGACGCATCGCGCGCCGAGCCGCGCGCATCGACGCCGCATGCACACGCATCGGCGCCGATGCGCGCGGCATCTTCCGCGCCCGCGCCGGATGCGCTCGCGCAGCATTTCAAGGCCGCGATGCGCCGGCTGACGTCGACGGTGTCGATCGTCGCGACGCGCGACGCGTGCGCCCGCTACGGCATGGCGGCGACCGCGGTGAGCGCGCTCACCACCGAGCCGCCCGCGATCCTCGTGTGCATCAATCGCGCGGCGACGCTGCATGCGCCGCTGATGCGCGCGCGCCGGTTCTCGCTGAACCTGCTGCACGAGCGCCAGCTCGACCTGATCGCGCCGTTCAGCGGCAAGCTCGATCACGACGCGCGCTTCGCGCACGGCGAATGGCGCGACGCGCACGGCGTGCCGATGCTCGCCGGCGCGCAGGCGACGCTGTGGTGCGCCGTCGACGGCGATTTCAGCTACGGCAGCCATACGATCGTGATCGGCCGGGTCGATTCGGTGCTGGTTGCCGGGCCCGTCGCGCCGCTGCTGTGGCAGGACGGCGCGCCGTGCGCGGCGCGCGCCCTGACCCCATGCTTGCACGATGCGCAATGA
- a CDS encoding MFS transporter, whose translation MFAPETHRRDGSPRFFNPMMIAVIAGALVMSAAMGVRQTFGLFIGPFSFDHGLPVTTIAFAIALHNLVWGAAQPFAGAAADRYGAGPLVAIGAVVFALGLAIAAVVPTGAMLVLGIGVLVGIGISCTSFGVVLTAVGRGAPPEKRSMAMGIASAGGSLGQVALVPVAQWFTSHSGTMVALFVLAGCMIAIAPLGVLLDRNTRGSHAVVHETAAVSLKDTLSYAVRHRGYCLLTLGFFTCGFQLAFIGTHLPNYLLLCHMPVGLGATALALIGLFNMAGSWACGWLGGRYRQHHVLGWLYLIRGAAIALFFLGPKSATSVVVFAAIMGLTWLGTVPLTSGLVAKVFGTRHLGTLFGVCFLSHQIGSFLGSWLGGYVFDATGSYTLIWAATALAGLFAALLHFPINDAPAHGGAAVARA comes from the coding sequence ATGTTTGCACCCGAAACGCATCGACGCGACGGATCCCCACGTTTCTTCAATCCGATGATGATCGCCGTGATCGCCGGCGCGCTCGTGATGAGCGCGGCGATGGGCGTGCGGCAAACCTTCGGCCTTTTCATCGGGCCATTCTCGTTCGACCACGGCTTGCCCGTGACGACGATCGCGTTCGCGATCGCCTTGCACAACCTCGTCTGGGGCGCCGCGCAGCCGTTCGCGGGCGCGGCCGCCGACCGCTACGGTGCCGGGCCGCTCGTCGCGATCGGCGCGGTCGTGTTCGCGCTCGGCCTCGCGATCGCCGCGGTCGTGCCAACGGGCGCGATGCTCGTGCTCGGCATAGGCGTGCTCGTCGGCATCGGGATCAGTTGCACGAGCTTCGGCGTCGTGCTGACCGCGGTCGGCCGCGGCGCGCCGCCCGAAAAGCGCAGCATGGCGATGGGCATCGCGAGCGCGGGCGGCTCGCTCGGCCAGGTCGCGCTCGTGCCGGTCGCGCAGTGGTTCACGTCGCATTCGGGCACGATGGTGGCGCTGTTCGTGCTTGCCGGCTGCATGATCGCGATCGCGCCGCTCGGCGTGCTGCTCGACCGGAACACGCGCGGCAGCCATGCGGTCGTGCACGAGACCGCGGCCGTATCGCTGAAGGACACGCTGTCGTATGCGGTGCGGCATCGCGGCTATTGTCTGCTGACGCTCGGCTTCTTCACCTGCGGATTCCAGCTCGCGTTCATCGGAACGCACTTGCCGAACTATCTGCTGCTCTGCCACATGCCGGTCGGGCTCGGCGCGACCGCGCTCGCGCTGATCGGCCTGTTCAACATGGCGGGCAGTTGGGCGTGCGGCTGGCTCGGCGGGCGCTACCGGCAGCATCACGTGCTCGGCTGGCTGTACCTGATTCGCGGCGCGGCGATCGCGCTGTTCTTCCTCGGGCCGAAGTCCGCTACGTCGGTCGTCGTCTTCGCGGCGATCATGGGGCTCACGTGGCTCGGCACCGTGCCGCTGACGAGCGGGCTCGTCGCGAAGGTGTTCGGCACGCGGCATCTGGGCACGCTGTTCGGCGTGTGCTTCCTGAGCCATCAGATCGGCTCGTTTCTCGGCTCGTGGCTCGGCGGCTACGTGTTCGACGCGACGGGGTCGTACACGCTGATCTGGGCCGCGACGGCGCTCGCCGGGCTGTTCGCGGCGCTGCTGCACTTCCCGATCAACGACGCGCCCGCGCATGGCGGCGCGGCGGTCGCGCGGGCTTGA